A single genomic interval of Nycticebus coucang isolate mNycCou1 chromosome 21, mNycCou1.pri, whole genome shotgun sequence harbors:
- the LOC128573792 gene encoding guanine nucleotide-binding protein G(I)/G(S)/G(O) subunit gamma-10-like, which produces MASGASVSALQRLVEQLKLVAGVERIKVSQAAAELQQYCTQNACKDALLVGVPAGSNPFREPRSCALL; this is translated from the coding sequence atggcctcCGGGGCCAGCGTGAGCGCCCTGCAGCGCCTGGTGGAGCAGCTCAAGTTGGTGGCCGGCGTGGAGCGCATCAAGGTCTCTCAGGCGGCCGCAGAGCTTCAGCAGTACTGCACGCAGAATGCCTGCAAGGATGCCCTGCTGGTGGGTGTTCCAGCTGGAAGCAACCCCTTCCGGGAGCCCAGATCCTGTGCTTTACTCTAG